A window of Rhizobium sp. CC-YZS058 genomic DNA:
CCGATCCCGTCGGACCAGACGAGCCGCGCGATGTAGCCGGCAAGTCCGTAATAGAGCGCCAGAAAGGCGGGAAGGCCGAGCACGGCCAAGGGCAAGGCCCAGGCAAACGTATCGGCCTCGACCATCAACGCCGTCCCGAGCCACCAGAGGCTGCCGGCCAGATAGCCGAAACCGAAGCACCAGCCGACGACGAACCCCGGCAGAGCGCGGCGCAGGACCCCGTGGTCCGGATTGCCGGACACGCCATCGATCAGCCAGACGAGCACGGGGAATGTCAGGAAGGGGACGGCAAAAATATCGAACGGCGGCAGCGCCAGAACCGTGAGCAGGCCCGCCAGCACCGCCAACCCCGCACGGCGCATGCCGGAGACCAGCATCACCCTGCCTGCAAGCCACTCCATGTAAGCCCCCGACTTCGAATCAGTTCGCGGGCAGTGTTTCAGAGAAGCCTTGCCCTGTCCTGTCGTCCGGAGGGAGCGTCAGGAATTGTCAGGCATCGTGCCGAGCGCCGTGGTCGGAAGGCCCCTGCCCCGCCATGGTCGTGCCGGAAGGAAGCCCGGTCGCTCCGTCCTCTCCCTCCCGCTGCCGCCTGCGGGCGGGCGGGCGCTTGCGGATGATGCGCACGCGCTTCACCCGGCGCGGATCGGCCTCCAGCACCTGAAGCTCGAAGCCCGGGATGACATGCACCACTTCGCCCCGAACCGGGATATGGCCGAGCGTGGCGAAAACGAGACCACCCAGCGTATCGACATCCTCGAGCTGTTCGCGCACGTCGAAATCCGGGCCGATCGCCTCGGCGATCTCTTCCAGCTCCACCCGGGCATCGGCGACGAAGACATCGTCCGAGGTGCGGGTGAACATGGTTTCCTCGTCGTCATGCTCGTCTTCGATATCGCCGACCACGAGTTCGACGATATCCTCGAGCGAGGCGAGACCATCCGTACCGCCATATTCATCGATGACCAGCGCCATCTGGATCCGGGCGGTCTGCATGCGCTGCATCAGGTCGGCGGCATGCATGGACGGCGGCACGAACAGAACCTGGCGCACGATCCCCGAGGCTTCCAGCGTTTCGTTGAGATCGACGCGGGCGAGATCGAAGCCGGCGCGCGGCTGGCGCAGCGTCTTGTCCCCCTGCTCGGCAATGGCAATGGCAGGCGGCGAGGCCGGCGGACGCGGCGGCCCGTCACGCCGGCTGCGGGCCGCAC
This region includes:
- a CDS encoding hemolysin family protein produces the protein MSDFRTQSTAVSHDDGEASSQDEPGSSSPAASRHETGRQPSFWTRAARLWRSPNGATIREDLADALLADPGTDAVFSAPERAMLNNILRFREVRVADVMVPRADIEAVDQSMTIGELMLIFEESGRSRMPVYNESLDDPRGMVHIRDLLSYVTRAARSRRDGPPRPPASPPAIAIAEQGDKTLRQPRAGFDLARVDLNETLEASGIVRQVLFVPPSMHAADLMQRMQTARIQMALVIDEYGGTDGLASLEDIVELVVGDIEDEHDDEETMFTRTSDDVFVADARVELEEIAEAIGPDFDVREQLEDVDTLGGLVFATLGHIPVRGEVVHVIPGFELQVLEADPRRVKRVRIIRKRPPARRRQREGEDGATGLPSGTTMAGQGPSDHGARHDA